One region of Zingiber officinale cultivar Zhangliang chromosome 7B, Zo_v1.1, whole genome shotgun sequence genomic DNA includes:
- the LOC122006665 gene encoding probable CCR4-associated factor 1 homolog 7, which translates to MSSILPRNETVQIREVWAENLEAEFSLIREIVDDFPYVAMDTEFPGIVCRPLGNFHSNSDFNYATLKANVDMLKLIQLGLTFSDDLGNLPTCGTDRGCIWQFNFREFDVQRDISASDSIDLLCQSGIDFQKNVDKGIDAQRFAELLMSSGIVLNDSVHWVTFHSGYDFGYLLKLLTCQNLPDTQVGFFKLIKIYFPTVYDIKHLMKFCNSLHGGLNKLAELLEVERVGICHQAGSDSLLTSCAFRKLKESFFNGSTEKYAGVLYGLGVENGHMVH; encoded by the coding sequence ATGTCGTCGATCCTGCCAAGGAACGAGACGGTCCAGATCCGCGAGGTGTGGGCGGAAAACCTCGAGGCAGAGTTCTCCCTGATCCGCGAGATCGTCGACGACTTTCCCTACGTCGCCATGGACACCGAGTTCCCAGGCATCGTCTGCCGCCCCCTGGGGAACTTCCACTCCAACTCTGATTTTAACTATGCCACACTTAAGGCCAACGTAGACATGCTCAAACTCATCCAGCTCGGTCTCACCTTCTCCGACGACCTCGGTAATCTTCCAACTTGCGGCACCGACCGAGGCTGTATCTGGCAGTTTAACTTTCGCGAGTTCGATGTTCAGCGTGATATCTCCGCCTCCGATTCCATTGATCTCCTTTGTCAGAGCGGCATTGACTTCCAGAAGAACGTCGACAAGGGCATAGACGCGCAGAGGTTCGCTGAACTGCTGATGTCGTCAGGTATCGTGCTGAATGACTCCGTGCACTGGGTGACCTTCCACAGCGGATACGACTTTGGATACCTTCTCAAGCTGCTTACCTGCCAGAACCTACCTGACACCCAGGTTGGGTTCTTCAAGCTCATCAAGATCTACTTCCCCACTGTGTATGACATCAAGCACCTCATGAAATTCTGCAACAGCCTCCATGGTGGACTtaacaagcttgctgaattgcTGGAGGTTGAGAGGGTTGGAATATGCCACCAAGCTGGCTCAGACAGCTTGCTCACCTCTTGCGCTTTTAGGAAGTTGAAAGAGTCTTTCTTTAATGGTTCCACTGAGAAATATGCAGGGGTATTGTATGGGCTGGGTGTTGAGAATGGACATATGGTTCATTGA